In Aureibaculum algae, the following are encoded in one genomic region:
- a CDS encoding TRAP transporter large permease, producing the protein MIVVLILLFVFFLVIRVPIAFALGMACLIYCLITGIDLIIIPMKMYSGIDVFVLLSVPGFIFAGNLMNQGGITERIISFCNHLLGHIRGGLSLANIGASMLFAGISGTAVSDTASIGSVMIPAMKKEGYSPEFACAVTAASSTVGPIIPPSVPLIIVATLGGVSVGKLFLAGAIPGFLLGFGLMMVAYIISVKRKYPKHPRSSLKNILKSFINTFWALLMTFVILFGIIGGIFTPTEASIIAVVYAIIIGIFVYKKLNFKRILVVLLDSMKTSASLMVLIGFANLFGWLLVTEQFPQMISDQLLSFSENKYVLLLLINIVLIFVGTFMETLAALLILFPILLKVALMVDVDPIHFSVIAVLNLIIGLTTPPVGMCLFISASIGKISIVKVSKEILPFVFVSLVVLTLVTLIPDISLFLPRIFAE; encoded by the coding sequence ATGATTGTAGTACTTATTCTGTTATTTGTTTTCTTTTTGGTCATTCGTGTCCCAATCGCCTTTGCCTTAGGAATGGCTTGTTTGATCTATTGCCTGATCACTGGTATAGATTTGATCATCATTCCCATGAAAATGTATTCGGGTATAGATGTGTTTGTATTATTAAGTGTTCCCGGTTTTATATTTGCAGGAAATCTGATGAATCAAGGAGGCATAACAGAACGAATCATTTCTTTTTGTAATCATTTACTAGGGCATATACGAGGTGGTTTATCCTTGGCAAATATTGGCGCATCCATGCTCTTTGCCGGAATTTCAGGTACTGCCGTTTCTGATACCGCCAGCATAGGATCAGTGATGATTCCTGCCATGAAAAAAGAAGGTTATAGTCCTGAGTTTGCGTGTGCAGTAACGGCGGCATCGTCAACTGTTGGGCCAATTATTCCCCCTAGTGTTCCCTTGATCATTGTAGCCACTTTAGGAGGCGTATCTGTTGGAAAATTATTCTTAGCCGGGGCGATACCTGGCTTTTTGCTTGGATTCGGACTAATGATGGTCGCCTATATTATTTCGGTTAAAAGAAAGTACCCCAAACATCCCAGATCGAGCCTAAAAAATATACTTAAAAGCTTTATCAATACTTTTTGGGCACTCCTGATGACCTTCGTCATTCTTTTTGGTATCATCGGAGGTATATTTACGCCAACAGAAGCATCCATCATAGCAGTGGTCTATGCCATTATCATTGGAATCTTTGTCTATAAAAAACTGAACTTTAAGAGAATTTTAGTGGTCCTATTAGATTCCATGAAAACATCTGCCTCCTTGATGGTTTTAATTGGATTTGCCAATCTTTTTGGGTGGTTACTGGTTACAGAACAGTTTCCTCAAATGATATCTGATCAATTATTATCCTTTTCTGAAAATAAATACGTGTTGCTCCTGTTGATCAATATAGTTTTGATATTCGTAGGAACTTTTATGGAAACCCTGGCAGCTCTTTTGATCCTGTTCCCCATCTTGTTAAAAGTTGCCCTTATGGTAGACGTGGACCCAATTCATTTTTCTGTCATAGCGGTACTTAATCTGATCATCGGTCTAACGACACCTCCGGTAGGTATGTGCCTCTTTATCTCCGCAAGTATTGGCAAAATCTCCATAGTAAAGGTTAGTAAGGAAATCCTGCCTTTTGTTTTTGTCAGTTTAGTTGTTTTAACTTTGGTTACTTTGATTCCGGATATTTCCTTATTCTTGCCTCGTATTTTTGCTGAATAA
- a CDS encoding glycoside hydrolase family 117 protein, translating to MEISDEQMDFLGITNKDKLSAASKRALLWDQNLGNEWFFEYNVEDLKGDFAYEEGVVRRDPSAMIKENGKYYVWYSRSTGESEGFGGDVEKDKVFPWDRCDIWYATSEDGITWKEEGLAVARGEKGAYDDRSVFTVEIMVHEGVYYLCYQTVKSPYTVRVKNQVGLAWSNSPDGPWTKSTEPILSPADNGIWKGEEQNRFLVEKKGDFDSHKVHDPCIIPFKGKFYLYYKGEQMGEQITFGGRQIRHGVAIADNPKGPYIKSPYNPISNSGHEICVWPYGGGIASLITTDGPEKNTVQWAPDGINFEIMGVVKGAPHAIGLNRAADNEKNPTEVLRWGLTHEYKSWDYQYIRGFKTWNVKNHKAKGE from the coding sequence ATGGAAATTTCTGACGAACAAATGGACTTTTTGGGAATCACCAATAAGGATAAATTAAGTGCTGCTTCAAAAAGAGCACTTTTATGGGATCAAAACTTAGGTAACGAATGGTTTTTTGAATACAACGTTGAAGATTTAAAAGGTGATTTCGCCTATGAGGAAGGTGTTGTTCGAAGAGATCCGAGTGCGATGATTAAGGAGAATGGTAAATACTATGTATGGTATAGTCGAAGTACGGGAGAATCTGAAGGTTTTGGAGGAGATGTGGAAAAAGACAAAGTATTCCCTTGGGACCGTTGTGACATTTGGTATGCCACCTCTGAAGACGGCATCACATGGAAGGAAGAAGGGTTGGCTGTAGCTCGTGGTGAAAAGGGAGCCTACGATGATCGTTCCGTTTTTACAGTTGAAATCATGGTTCATGAAGGGGTGTATTACTTGTGTTATCAAACAGTAAAATCCCCTTACACGGTTCGTGTTAAAAATCAGGTTGGTTTGGCCTGGTCGAATTCTCCGGATGGACCCTGGACTAAAAGTACCGAGCCTATTTTAAGTCCTGCTGACAATGGAATTTGGAAAGGTGAGGAACAAAACAGGTTTTTAGTAGAGAAAAAAGGAGATTTTGATAGTCATAAAGTACATGATCCTTGTATTATTCCTTTTAAGGGGAAATTCTACCTGTATTATAAAGGAGAGCAAATGGGTGAACAAATCACCTTTGGAGGTCGTCAAATCAGACATGGCGTGGCCATTGCAGATAACCCAAAAGGGCCCTATATAAAGTCTCCATACAATCCCATTAGCAATAGTGGTCACGAAATTTGTGTTTGGCCTTATGGCGGAGGTATCGCTTCCTTGATCACAACGGATGGACCTGAAAAAAATACGGTTCAATGGGCACCTGACGGAATTAATTTTGAAATTATGGGCGTTGTAAAAGGTGCTCCTCATGCCATAGGATTAAACAGAGCAGCTGATAATGAAAAAAATCCTACAGAAGTTTTAAGATGGGGCTTAACGCACGAATATAAAAGTTGGGATTATCAATATATCAGAGGATTTAAAACTTGGAACGTTAAAAACCACAAGGCCAAAGGCGAATAA
- a CDS encoding TRAP transporter substrate-binding protein, translating into MNSGFLKYSLLLVSILFFVGCTTKKEEAFTLRASLWANENHTWFAAFQHFKTIVDERSEGRLKIEVYPSEQLAKEIESIRLIQADVIDMTVTASLLSNWIEIANFCEMPFLLKDSIEKDLLLNGPIGKRVEKEMLEKVGLRPLAVFERGPRQLTSNRPIKHPDDLKGLIIRVPNVPTFITAWSALGAKPTPMAFSEVFTGLQQGTVEAQENPFALILSSGYYEVQKYVNMTNHVMSWSYPVIGEKQYQRLPDDLKIILKEAALEMARYEHKLYLSNEKDVKTQLLDRGMEFITVDNEAFKARCEQVIFNSLSPEMQVIYNDFQAELAQVNLKDN; encoded by the coding sequence ATGAATTCAGGCTTTTTAAAATATAGTCTTTTACTTGTCTCGATTCTTTTTTTTGTCGGATGCACCACAAAAAAAGAAGAAGCGTTTACGCTGAGAGCCAGCTTATGGGCCAACGAGAATCACACCTGGTTTGCGGCATTTCAGCATTTCAAAACGATCGTTGATGAAAGAAGTGAGGGGCGGCTGAAAATTGAAGTTTACCCTTCAGAACAATTGGCAAAAGAAATTGAGTCCATTCGACTTATTCAGGCAGATGTTATCGACATGACTGTCACAGCTTCGCTACTGAGTAATTGGATTGAAATTGCTAATTTTTGTGAAATGCCATTTCTTTTAAAGGATTCCATTGAAAAGGATCTGCTTCTTAACGGGCCCATCGGTAAAAGGGTTGAAAAAGAAATGCTTGAGAAAGTAGGCCTGCGACCTTTGGCTGTTTTCGAAAGAGGTCCTAGACAGCTTACATCAAACCGACCCATCAAGCACCCTGATGACCTAAAGGGTTTAATTATAAGAGTTCCAAATGTTCCAACGTTTATCACGGCTTGGAGTGCCTTAGGTGCCAAGCCAACTCCTATGGCATTTTCAGAAGTCTTTACTGGCTTACAACAGGGAACAGTAGAAGCCCAGGAAAATCCTTTTGCGCTAATTCTCAGTTCTGGTTATTATGAGGTCCAGAAATATGTAAACATGACCAATCATGTAATGAGTTGGAGTTATCCCGTGATAGGCGAAAAACAATACCAAAGACTTCCGGATGATCTCAAAATCATCTTAAAGGAAGCTGCGCTTGAAATGGCCCGATATGAACATAAACTATACCTTAGTAACGAAAAAGATGTAAAAACACAATTATTGGATAGAGGTATGGAATTTATTACAGTTGATAATGAGGCTTTTAAAGCTAGATGTGAACAAGTAATTTTCAATAGCTTATCTCCTGAAATGCAAGTTATTTATAATGATTTCCAGGCTGAGTTGGCACAGGTTAATTTAAAGGATAATTAA
- a CDS encoding glycoside hydrolase family 3 C-terminal domain-containing protein has product MLIIIGSYSYAQEVDFSFKDPSLSIDQRVELLVAQMTLEEKVSQLVNAAVAIPRLEIPDYDWWNEALHGIARNGKATIYPQGIGLGATFDPELAERVASAISTEARAKYIVSQKMGNHSKYAGLTFWTPNINIFRDPRWGRGQETYGEDPYLMSEMGVAFVKGLQGNDPNYLKTAACAKHYAVHSGPENIRHSFNAAPTKQDLYETYLPAFEALVTEGKVEGVMAAYNAVYGEPAAANSFLLQEILRVQWGFDGYITSDCGAVGGISNKQKYVNTPVEAAAVALKAGTNLNCGGTYSLLTQAVEHGLITEELINKRTKQLFKTRFRLGIIGESKDNPYLDISSDKIHCEEHVQLAREVAQKSIVLLKNNNAVLPLSKDIKIPYVTGPFANSADMLMGSYYGVSSNLVTILEGITDAVSLGTSLNYRSGALPFQKNLNPKNWAPHVAAESDVTICVVGLTVDREGEEVDAIASADEGDKIDLKLPENQINYVKELIEYKKGPLILVVASGSPVSLEGIEEYCDAILQIWYPGEQGGNAVADVLFGDISPSGHLPITFPKNIEQLPPYDSYAMQGRTYKYMTEEPMFPFGFGLTYSQTIFSDLQLKADKLKKNQNLELSVTVSNTGNYDIDEVVQLYISPEDTSGNLPITSLKGFKRISLKKGASKKVSFLVASDQLKVVNLEGEKEWRKGSYKVIVGNSSPSSLSQKLGAAIPLEVNIRL; this is encoded by the coding sequence ATGCTAATAATCATAGGATCCTATTCCTATGCCCAAGAAGTTGATTTTTCTTTTAAAGACCCTTCTCTATCCATAGATCAAAGAGTGGAACTATTGGTTGCTCAAATGACATTGGAAGAGAAAGTCAGCCAATTGGTGAATGCTGCTGTTGCCATCCCCAGATTAGAAATTCCTGATTATGATTGGTGGAATGAAGCCTTGCATGGTATTGCCCGTAACGGAAAAGCTACTATTTATCCTCAAGGAATTGGTTTAGGAGCAACTTTTGATCCGGAATTAGCTGAAAGAGTTGCATCTGCCATATCAACTGAAGCCAGAGCCAAATATATCGTTTCGCAAAAAATGGGTAACCACAGTAAATATGCCGGTTTAACATTTTGGACCCCTAATATAAATATCTTTAGAGATCCTCGCTGGGGTCGCGGACAAGAAACCTATGGTGAAGATCCGTATTTAATGTCTGAAATGGGCGTTGCTTTTGTGAAGGGACTTCAAGGCAACGATCCCAACTATTTAAAAACAGCGGCTTGTGCCAAGCATTATGCCGTTCACTCCGGGCCTGAAAATATACGGCACAGTTTTAACGCTGCTCCAACAAAACAAGATTTATACGAAACCTATTTACCCGCTTTTGAAGCCTTAGTAACAGAAGGAAAAGTTGAGGGTGTCATGGCAGCATATAATGCTGTTTATGGAGAACCCGCAGCAGCGAATTCATTTCTTTTACAGGAAATTTTACGTGTGCAATGGGGTTTTGATGGTTATATTACTTCTGATTGCGGTGCTGTTGGTGGAATTTCAAACAAACAAAAATATGTGAACACACCTGTTGAAGCTGCAGCTGTTGCTTTAAAAGCCGGTACAAATTTAAACTGCGGAGGAACCTATAGTTTGTTAACACAAGCAGTTGAACACGGGCTGATAACAGAAGAATTAATCAATAAGAGAACCAAACAACTGTTTAAAACACGTTTTAGATTAGGAATCATTGGTGAGTCAAAAGACAATCCCTATTTGGATATTAGTTCAGATAAAATTCATTGTGAGGAGCACGTTCAATTGGCGCGTGAAGTTGCTCAAAAGTCTATCGTATTACTGAAAAACAACAATGCCGTATTACCGCTTTCAAAAGATATAAAAATCCCTTATGTAACAGGCCCTTTTGCAAATTCAGCGGATATGTTGATGGGAAGTTATTATGGCGTAAGTTCTAATTTGGTAACCATACTTGAGGGAATCACTGATGCTGTATCTTTAGGAACTTCATTAAACTACCGTAGTGGTGCCTTGCCATTTCAAAAGAATCTAAACCCAAAAAACTGGGCACCTCACGTTGCTGCTGAGTCAGATGTAACTATTTGCGTTGTTGGGCTAACGGTAGACCGGGAAGGTGAAGAAGTAGATGCCATCGCATCTGCTGATGAAGGTGATAAAATAGATTTAAAATTACCTGAAAATCAAATTAACTATGTCAAAGAGCTCATTGAATATAAAAAAGGGCCACTCATTCTTGTTGTTGCCAGTGGTAGTCCAGTTTCATTAGAAGGAATAGAGGAATATTGTGATGCTATTTTACAAATATGGTATCCTGGGGAGCAAGGTGGAAATGCCGTAGCTGATGTATTATTTGGTGATATTTCTCCTTCAGGTCATTTGCCTATTACTTTCCCGAAAAATATTGAACAACTTCCTCCTTATGATTCCTATGCTATGCAAGGAAGAACGTATAAATATATGACCGAAGAACCCATGTTTCCTTTTGGATTTGGACTCACCTATTCACAAACAATATTTAGTGATCTTCAACTTAAAGCTGACAAATTAAAAAAGAATCAAAATTTAGAACTTAGTGTGACTGTTTCTAACACAGGAAATTATGATATTGATGAAGTGGTTCAGTTATATATTAGTCCGGAAGATACTTCTGGTAACTTACCCATAACAAGTTTAAAAGGTTTCAAACGAATAAGTCTTAAAAAAGGTGCATCGAAAAAGGTTTCCTTTCTAGTGGCTTCAGATCAATTAAAAGTTGTGAATTTGGAAGGAGAAAAAGAATGGAGGAAAGGATCTTATAAGGTGATCGTTGGAAATTCTTCGCCAAGTTCTTTAAGCCAAAAATTAGGTGCAGCCATTCCTCTAGAAGTAAATATTCGACTTTAA
- a CDS encoding TRAP transporter small permease, translating into MDRFISSMLKKGVIISTLGLIAIVLLQIYARFFMAQAPAWTEEASRLCFIYATSFAAGLALKNNYYVHLDYFYNLFSKNVQRRLKIIIPVLTVFLFLILAFYSLEFIYLGRLESSPSLKIKMAFIFVSILIMSLSVSYYAFKEVMAQIKNEKP; encoded by the coding sequence ATGGACAGATTTATTTCAAGTATGCTAAAAAAGGGAGTGATTATAAGCACTTTGGGTTTAATCGCCATCGTTCTTTTACAAATTTATGCTCGCTTTTTTATGGCTCAAGCCCCTGCCTGGACCGAAGAGGCTTCTCGTCTTTGTTTTATTTATGCAACCTCCTTTGCTGCTGGATTGGCACTAAAAAACAACTATTATGTGCATCTGGATTATTTTTATAATTTATTTTCGAAAAACGTTCAAAGAAGATTAAAAATAATCATCCCGGTTCTGACAGTATTTCTGTTTTTGATCCTTGCTTTTTACTCCCTTGAATTTATCTATTTAGGAAGACTTGAGTCCTCACCCAGTTTAAAAATTAAAATGGCATTTATTTTTGTAAGCATTTTAATCATGTCCTTGTCTGTAAGTTATTATGCTTTTAAGGAAGTCATGGCTCAAATTAAAAATGAAAAGCCATGA
- a CDS encoding RagB/SusD family nutrient uptake outer membrane protein yields MTFTILSCSSDDDPDPVPSTEYKSILELENAVDSLYVELAIATRMNNFFTPAWGADDITSSIFSSKADYREADQRMIDRNNSGLTSIWKSSYKIINHANHIFFNAKKLEVSDMNKKDMLLGEAYFIRGFMYHYLTRVFGKVPLQLDPEPHIEITVSEIVAIYKQIESDWLQAERSLPEIYPGVESGAPRPNNGTARAFLARLYLDWGGFPLKDASKYQEAASSAKKVMDNHDSHGFDLMEDLDDLWTLEHRFNKESVFTIEHCDGCIQGANRKTGKVGNPTELGGWWETFSEIKFFETFPENHRRNATFITDPMIDDPYSNPSGGPTMNWTTFYEQQNPLYAKITGKGDIPRSSFESDRNDYMMRYAEVLLIYAEASARAGNSNQDAWEAFNKIRRRAELLPPDTPNPEVDLSSGDLAELAYTERGWEFAGEFLRWFDLTRMERVDTVLRDAYRNDISSAVSDPNHVDYGQPVVERVPIIGSTGTDNYFALIPQSIIDEYPNLNN; encoded by the coding sequence TTGACATTTACTATTTTAAGTTGTTCTTCCGATGATGATCCAGATCCTGTGCCTTCAACAGAATACAAGAGTATTTTGGAGCTTGAAAATGCTGTTGACAGTCTCTATGTTGAACTTGCCATAGCCACCCGGATGAATAATTTTTTTACACCAGCCTGGGGAGCAGATGATATCACATCAAGCATTTTTAGTAGCAAAGCCGATTATAGGGAAGCAGACCAAAGAATGATTGACCGAAACAATTCAGGATTAACATCTATTTGGAAAAGTTCATATAAGATTATTAATCATGCTAATCATATTTTTTTCAATGCGAAAAAGTTAGAAGTATCTGATATGAATAAAAAGGATATGCTTTTGGGAGAGGCCTATTTTATAAGAGGTTTTATGTATCATTATTTGACGCGAGTATTTGGAAAGGTCCCCTTGCAACTCGACCCTGAACCTCATATAGAGATTACTGTATCGGAGATTGTTGCTATCTATAAACAAATAGAAAGTGATTGGTTGCAAGCTGAACGATCATTGCCCGAAATTTACCCAGGGGTTGAGTCCGGGGCTCCAAGACCTAACAATGGTACTGCACGTGCTTTTTTAGCAAGGTTGTATTTGGACTGGGGAGGGTTCCCTTTAAAAGATGCTTCTAAATATCAAGAGGCGGCATCCAGTGCGAAAAAAGTTATGGATAACCATGATTCGCATGGATTTGATCTTATGGAAGATTTAGATGACCTATGGACATTGGAGCATCGATTTAACAAAGAATCTGTTTTTACTATTGAACATTGTGATGGGTGTATTCAGGGAGCCAACAGAAAAACAGGCAAAGTTGGCAATCCTACCGAATTAGGAGGATGGTGGGAAACCTTTAGCGAGATTAAATTTTTTGAGACCTTTCCTGAAAACCACAGAAGAAATGCCACCTTTATTACAGATCCAATGATTGATGATCCATATTCTAATCCTTCTGGTGGTCCCACAATGAATTGGACAACTTTTTATGAACAACAAAACCCTCTATATGCGAAAATTACTGGTAAAGGAGATATACCAAGATCGAGTTTTGAAAGCGACAGGAATGACTATATGATGCGTTATGCAGAGGTATTACTCATTTATGCTGAAGCTTCTGCCAGAGCGGGTAATTCAAATCAGGATGCCTGGGAAGCCTTCAATAAAATTAGAAGAAGGGCAGAACTGCTGCCACCAGATACACCAAACCCTGAAGTAGATCTATCAAGTGGAGATTTAGCAGAACTGGCATATACAGAAAGAGGTTGGGAATTCGCAGGCGAGTTTTTACGCTGGTTTGATTTAACCAGAATGGAACGAGTAGATACAGTGCTCCGTGACGCATATAGAAACGATATATCCAGTGCCGTATCCGATCCAAATCATGTTGATTATGGGCAGCCCGTTGTAGAGAGGGTTCCCATTATAGGTTCCACCGGTACCGATAATTACTTTGCACTCATTCCTCAAAGCATTATCGATGAATATCCGAATTTAAATAATTGA
- a CDS encoding glycoside hydrolase family 3 N-terminal domain-containing protein translates to MENKILHFLLIQVFFIFSLQAQKNQLVSPYATAEIEAKADSILSAMGMDDKIAQILGIRPVALMEDGKFSLQKTREAIPHGIGHISQFSSGLTMSPNDLRDFVRAVQNYLLTETKTKIPAIFHEEAITGFATQGATTFPQQIGIGCSWNPKLVKNNAASTARNMRAAGATFALSPMLDLSRTAHWNRIEESYGEDAYLTSAMGLAFVNGLQGDDFKTGIAATTKHFAGYGTGNNNKKELYEEYIMPHEVVIKRGGVKSVMPSYGKYKALAVAANPIMIDQILRKEVGFNGLVVSDYGAINLIYTGHKQAKSTMEAGAMALNAGIDIELDKGIAYPLLPEALENGYITQELLDTSVRRSLIMKIKLGLLDKDPQIGKDGDLNFDPPENRKLAYKAACQSIVLLKNNEVLPLKKDVKKIALLGPNAATVHCLLGDYTYQSMISFWHGKEFDPNDPKLVTLKEGLENKLGKAVAIEHERGCDWSAPLESVVSTDGLGDDRLSRVKMIAIKGLPQPDLDNALKIASESDVIIAAVGENIYLCGEGRERKGIKLPGEQEAFVEKLIATGKPVILVIFGGRQQIVSKFEDQCAAIVQAWFPGEEGGNALADILVGNVNPSAKLCVTYPKTEAEEEINYKNGYQDQHLPQYPFGFGLSYTSYAYSHLKIDKKVNLSDDRIKVSFSVKNIGKMDGAEIAQLYVSPKNKNSTMKPIQLKGFERIVLKSGEEKRIVMYFSPEQLVQYKNDQWIVEGGHYEFKIGASSTDIRLTELIEIKGENKILPDGRTIFFTLNE, encoded by the coding sequence ATGGAAAACAAAATTTTACATTTCCTGCTTATTCAAGTGTTCTTTATATTTTCACTGCAAGCCCAAAAAAATCAGCTCGTAAGTCCTTATGCCACGGCAGAAATTGAGGCCAAGGCCGATTCGATCCTGTCTGCGATGGGTATGGATGATAAAATAGCTCAAATTCTTGGTATCAGACCTGTTGCCTTGATGGAGGATGGAAAATTTTCACTCCAAAAAACAAGAGAAGCCATACCTCACGGCATAGGTCATATATCTCAATTTTCTTCAGGATTAACTATGTCGCCCAACGATCTCAGAGATTTCGTGAGAGCTGTTCAAAACTATTTGTTAACTGAGACAAAAACTAAAATCCCTGCCATTTTTCATGAAGAAGCCATCACAGGTTTTGCAACACAAGGCGCAACAACGTTTCCCCAGCAAATAGGCATCGGTTGTTCCTGGAATCCCAAATTAGTAAAAAACAATGCGGCATCAACGGCTCGAAACATGCGCGCTGCAGGTGCAACGTTTGCCTTATCCCCAATGTTGGACCTAAGCCGTACAGCGCATTGGAATCGAATAGAAGAAAGTTATGGAGAAGACGCATACTTAACCTCAGCCATGGGCTTGGCTTTTGTAAACGGCTTGCAAGGTGACGATTTCAAAACGGGCATTGCGGCAACAACCAAGCATTTTGCGGGCTACGGAACTGGAAACAACAATAAGAAAGAGCTCTATGAAGAATATATAATGCCTCATGAAGTTGTCATAAAACGCGGAGGTGTCAAAAGTGTGATGCCCTCCTATGGTAAATACAAGGCTTTGGCTGTAGCAGCAAATCCTATCATGATCGATCAAATACTCCGGAAGGAAGTGGGTTTTAATGGTTTGGTGGTTAGTGATTATGGCGCGATAAACTTAATCTATACCGGACATAAACAAGCAAAATCTACCATGGAGGCAGGTGCAATGGCATTAAATGCTGGGATTGATATTGAATTAGATAAGGGCATTGCATATCCCTTACTGCCAGAGGCTTTGGAAAATGGTTATATCACGCAAGAATTATTGGATACTTCTGTGAGAAGATCCCTAATTATGAAAATAAAGCTAGGGCTCCTGGACAAAGATCCTCAAATCGGAAAAGATGGGGACTTGAATTTTGATCCACCTGAAAATAGAAAACTGGCCTATAAAGCAGCATGTCAATCTATTGTTTTGTTGAAAAACAATGAGGTCTTACCTTTAAAAAAAGATGTCAAAAAAATTGCCTTGCTCGGTCCCAATGCGGCAACTGTACATTGTTTATTAGGTGATTACACCTATCAATCTATGATATCCTTTTGGCACGGCAAAGAATTTGACCCAAACGATCCTAAGCTGGTGACCTTAAAAGAGGGGCTTGAAAATAAACTGGGTAAAGCTGTTGCTATTGAACATGAACGCGGCTGTGACTGGAGCGCTCCATTAGAATCAGTGGTATCCACTGATGGATTGGGCGACGACCGGCTAAGCCGGGTTAAAATGATTGCAATTAAGGGTTTGCCACAACCAGATTTGGACAATGCTTTGAAGATCGCATCAGAAAGTGATGTCATCATTGCTGCGGTTGGCGAAAATATATATTTATGCGGGGAGGGCCGTGAAAGAAAGGGTATAAAATTACCGGGAGAACAAGAAGCTTTCGTAGAAAAACTTATCGCCACCGGGAAACCTGTCATTCTGGTTATTTTTGGAGGAAGACAGCAAATCGTCAGCAAATTTGAAGATCAATGCGCAGCAATTGTTCAGGCCTGGTTCCCGGGAGAGGAAGGCGGAAATGCTTTAGCTGATATTTTGGTTGGAAATGTTAATCCATCAGCCAAATTATGTGTTACATATCCTAAAACTGAGGCAGAAGAAGAGATCAACTATAAGAATGGATACCAGGATCAACATCTACCCCAATATCCTTTCGGTTTCGGCTTATCCTATACCAGTTATGCATACAGCCATTTAAAAATAGATAAAAAAGTTAATTTGTCTGATGATAGAATTAAAGTTTCGTTTTCCGTAAAGAATATAGGGAAAATGGATGGTGCCGAAATAGCACAACTATACGTTTCCCCGAAGAACAAAAATTCAACCATGAAACCCATTCAACTTAAAGGTTTTGAAAGGATAGTCTTAAAATCTGGGGAAGAAAAGAGAATTGTCATGTACTTTTCTCCTGAACAATTGGTTCAGTATAAAAATGATCAATGGATTGTTGAAGGTGGTCATTACGAATTTAAAATTGGAGCCTCCAGCACTGATATTCGTTTAACGGAATTAATCGAAATTAAGGGAGAAAATAAAATTTTACCAGATGGTCGAACTATTTTCTTTACTTTAAATGAATAA